A portion of the Hoylesella buccalis ATCC 35310 genome contains these proteins:
- the proS gene encoding proline--tRNA ligase, with protein sequence MAKELKDLTKRSENYSQWYNDLVVKADLAEQSAVRGCMVIKPYGYAIWEKMQQQLDKMFKETGAQNAYFPLLIPKSFLSREAEHVKGFAKECAVVTHYRLKSSETGDSVEVDPAAKLEEELIIRPTSETIIWNTYKNWIQSWRDLPLMCNQWCNVMRWEMRTRPFLRTSEFLWQEGHTAHATREEAEEEAQKMLKVYADFAEQWMAVPVVQGVKSETERFAGALDTYTIEAMMQDGKALQSGTSHFLGQNFAKSFDVTYLNKENKPEYVWATSWGVSTRLIGALIMTHSDDNGLVLPPKLAPIQVVIIPIAKNEEQLKAISDKLNPFMEDMKKLGITVKYDDSNNKRPGFKFADYELKGVPVRLVMGGRDLENNTIEVMRRDTLEKETIPVEGLADYINKLLDDIQANILKKAKDYRDAHIYECDNYDEFKEKIKDGGFFLCHWDGTEETEAKIKEETQATIRCVPFGFEQTPGVDMVSGKPAKHRVIIARSY encoded by the coding sequence AAGAATTAAAAGATTTGACCAAAAGGTCGGAAAACTATAGTCAGTGGTATAATGATTTGGTTGTTAAGGCCGATTTGGCTGAACAATCGGCAGTGCGTGGCTGCATGGTCATCAAGCCATACGGCTACGCCATCTGGGAAAAAATGCAGCAACAGTTGGACAAGATGTTTAAGGAAACGGGAGCACAAAATGCTTATTTCCCACTTTTAATACCCAAATCATTCCTGAGTCGCGAGGCTGAACACGTGAAAGGGTTTGCGAAAGAATGTGCGGTTGTTACACACTATCGACTTAAATCATCAGAAACAGGCGACAGTGTGGAAGTTGATCCCGCTGCAAAACTGGAAGAAGAGCTGATTATTCGCCCTACCTCAGAAACCATTATATGGAATACATATAAGAACTGGATACAATCTTGGCGCGACCTGCCATTGATGTGCAACCAGTGGTGCAACGTCATGCGCTGGGAAATGCGTACACGTCCATTCCTAAGAACATCAGAATTTTTATGGCAAGAAGGCCACACTGCCCACGCAACGCGTGAGGAAGCGGAAGAAGAAGCACAGAAGATGCTCAAGGTATATGCCGACTTTGCTGAACAATGGATGGCCGTTCCCGTAGTGCAGGGTGTGAAGAGCGAAACCGAACGCTTTGCAGGAGCCTTGGATACTTATACCATTGAGGCCATGATGCAAGACGGAAAAGCATTACAGAGCGGTACCAGTCATTTCTTAGGTCAAAACTTTGCCAAATCATTTGATGTCACCTATTTAAATAAGGAGAATAAACCAGAATATGTGTGGGCGACAAGTTGGGGTGTATCTACACGACTGATTGGCGCACTCATCATGACCCACTCTGATGATAATGGTTTGGTATTGCCTCCAAAGCTGGCCCCCATACAGGTCGTCATTATTCCAATCGCTAAGAATGAGGAGCAGCTCAAGGCCATTTCTGATAAGCTGAATCCGTTTATGGAGGACATGAAAAAGCTTGGCATCACCGTGAAATACGATGACAGCAACAACAAACGTCCGGGATTCAAGTTTGCGGATTACGAGTTAAAAGGTGTTCCTGTGCGCCTGGTTATGGGTGGCAGAGATCTTGAAAACAACACGATTGAAGTGATGCGCCGCGACACTTTAGAGAAAGAAACCATTCCTGTTGAAGGATTGGCCGACTACATCAATAAGCTGCTTGACGACATTCAAGCAAACATTCTGAAGAAAGCCAAAGACTATCGTGACGCTCATATTTATGAATGCGATAACTATGACGAGTTTAAGGAGAAGATAAAAGATGGTGGTTTCTTCCTTTGTCACTGGGATGGAACCGAAGAGACCGAGGCCAAGATTAAAGAAGAGACACAAGCAACCATTCGCTGTGTCCCATTTGGCTTTGAACAAACACCAGGTGTAGACATGGTTTCAGGTAAACCAGCTAAACATCGTGTTATCATTGCTCGCAGCTATTAA
- a CDS encoding putative transporter, with translation MDWIIELFTNNESVAHIVLLYASVIAVGVLLGKVKIGGISLGVTFVLFAGIVAGHIGFTAPVSLLTFIQDFGLILFVFCIGLQVGPGFFESFKRGGVTLNMLTTTAVLLNIAVMFACYFIFFDTSDVTNLPMMVGTLYGAVTNTPGLGAANEALTSVFTNGNVPQIASGYACAYPLGVLGIIAATIAIRFICKINLNEEEDKLMQTEEDNTSVKPCQIRLSVDNTYIEGRSLHEISEFLNREFICSRLKHDDIIQIPNGETVVHKGDEMLIVCAESDAEVIKSFGHVAELPWVEEEKKQPMISKRVVITNPSMNGKVLGKMHFSSIYGVNITRITRQGIDLFASHDLHLHVGDRIMMVGHEENVNRVERMMGNSMRRLNAPNIATIFIGIFIGILFGSFPIAIPGMPVPMKLGLAGGPLIIAILIGRYGYRMKLVTYTTTSANMMLREIGLVLFLASVGIKAGDGFVNTVIQGDGLKYVYTGILITVIPILIVGTIARLKYKFNYFTIMGMIAGTYTDPPALAYANQVCSHDAPSTGYSTVYPLSMFLRIFTAQLIVLFCCG, from the coding sequence ATGGACTGGATAATTGAATTGTTTACCAACAACGAGTCAGTTGCGCACATTGTTTTACTCTACGCAAGTGTCATCGCTGTTGGCGTTTTATTGGGAAAAGTTAAGATAGGTGGCATCTCTTTAGGCGTTACCTTCGTGCTCTTTGCCGGCATTGTTGCGGGACACATTGGATTCACCGCACCTGTCAGTCTGCTGACATTCATTCAGGATTTTGGTCTGATTCTATTCGTTTTCTGTATCGGATTACAAGTAGGTCCTGGCTTTTTTGAAAGTTTCAAACGTGGCGGTGTCACCCTCAACATGCTTACCACAACGGCTGTTTTGCTCAACATCGCCGTGATGTTTGCCTGTTATTTCATCTTTTTCGACACCTCTGATGTGACCAATCTGCCCATGATGGTAGGAACGCTTTATGGCGCTGTAACCAATACACCTGGATTGGGAGCTGCTAACGAGGCGCTTACCTCCGTTTTTACAAATGGTAACGTTCCACAAATAGCCAGTGGTTATGCCTGCGCTTATCCACTTGGCGTGTTGGGTATCATCGCTGCAACCATTGCCATACGCTTCATTTGCAAAATTAACTTGAATGAAGAAGAAGACAAACTGATGCAAACAGAAGAAGACAACACGTCTGTCAAGCCGTGCCAAATTCGTCTTAGCGTGGACAACACCTACATCGAGGGACGATCGTTGCACGAGATTTCAGAATTCCTGAATCGAGAATTCATCTGTTCGAGACTGAAACACGATGACATCATCCAGATACCAAATGGTGAAACCGTGGTGCACAAAGGCGACGAGATGCTCATCGTTTGTGCTGAGTCAGACGCTGAGGTCATCAAGAGCTTTGGACATGTTGCAGAGTTGCCTTGGGTTGAAGAAGAAAAGAAACAACCTATGATTTCTAAACGAGTAGTCATTACGAATCCGTCGATGAATGGAAAGGTACTGGGCAAGATGCATTTCTCCAGTATTTACGGTGTTAACATCACGAGAATCACGCGTCAGGGCATCGACTTGTTTGCCAGTCACGACCTTCACCTGCACGTAGGCGACCGCATCATGATGGTAGGACATGAAGAAAACGTCAATCGCGTAGAACGCATGATGGGCAACTCCATGCGACGACTCAACGCACCTAACATTGCAACCATCTTCATTGGTATCTTTATAGGAATCCTGTTTGGTAGTTTCCCCATTGCCATTCCTGGCATGCCTGTCCCCATGAAACTGGGTCTTGCAGGCGGTCCGTTGATCATCGCTATCTTGATTGGGCGCTATGGCTATAGAATGAAGCTTGTGACTTATACCACAACATCGGCTAACATGATGCTGCGTGAGATTGGTTTGGTTCTTTTTTTAGCCAGTGTGGGTATCAAAGCCGGAGATGGATTTGTTAACACAGTTATTCAAGGTGACGGATTGAAGTACGTCTACACAGGTATTCTGATCACCGTCATTCCCATTCTTATTGTCGGCACCATTGCCCGTTTGAAGTATAAATTCAACTATTTCACCATTATGGGCATGATAGCAGGTACATATACCGATCCACCTGCGCTGGCATACGCCAATCAAGTTTGTTCGCATGACGCACCATCAACGGGTTATTCCACTGTTTATCCGTTAAGCATGTTCCTCCGAATCTTCACAGCTCAGCTGATTGTTCTGTTCTGCTGTGGATGA